The genomic interval CTTTTGCCAGAAGTCTAGTTAGCTTATACTTAGTAGTAACCAGACTGATGAATAAAATAATCTACCCAACTCTTGATTTGTTCCTTTATCATCAAAGAGAAGGTTTAACAGAAAACGAAGCAGACATTCAAACAAATCATACTAATTTTTGGTCTAATTTACCCAAGAATTTAAAGGTTGAACTTACAGAAGAAGCAAAAGCAGAAAATACAGATTATGTAAGATTACTAGAATTTTCCGAAATAGCTAAAAGACAAAAACAATTTTTTTTCACAGCATCTTTAGGTGGATATCAGATAGAATCTTCTTATTATCCAATACGTTTAAATGATACTTATGCTCTATTATTTGATTGTTTTATTAATGATAAAATAAAACAGCAACCTATTAATTGTCTACAGTACTTAAAAACTCTAGCTGATTATAAAACTGCAAATTTAGGCGCAACATGGATAATTTCCGCTTATTTACCTCCATCATCTAATCCTGAAAATATTGCCAAAGAATTATACAAAGAATTTACTGGCAAAGAATGGCAAAATCCCCAAGAAGGTAAGTTTTTAGGTGCAACTGTTTTTGAAATTTGGCAATCTCCACAGAAATGGGAAGATATAGAACAGGAAAATCACCATGTTTTGATTTTTCTCTATCCCAATTTGCAAACGATGGAAAAAACGGCTAGTTTTTATAAACTGTGGTTACAGCTTTTTTGTTATCGTAATAAAGTTATTTGGGCTTATTTAGAAAGCCGAAAATGTAATCACCAATTAAATAATTTGCTTCATGAAATTACTAATAAAAATCATAGAATTGAGAAGATTTCAATTCAAAAAAGATCGAGAAAAATAAGGGAATTGCAGAAAATGTTGCAATCTCATCCAAAAACGTATTTTAATTATATGAATCAACTTAATAAAATAGAAATATTCCAAAATTTTCTAAATTACAACTTAGCTAGTTACCAAAATTTTATAAAAAAAATCAAAGATCAATCCCAATATATAACAGAAAAAGATGTCATGATTGGCAAAACAGACCTGATTTTTTTAGAAAATTTTACCAGAATTGCCGAGCAAAATTATCAATCTAAGATAGCTATAAATCACGCTAATTATAATTTAATGGCTAAAGTTTTGGAAAGTCAGGTTAACGTAATTAAAGGCATGATAGATGAAGAAAGCGATCGCACTCTCACCAACACAATTATCATCGCCAGTACCGGATTAGCTACAAGTAGCGTTACTGCTTCAATTGTTTCTACGAAATTGCCATCCCCAACAGCAAAAAATCAATCCATTTCTGTTACAGAAGCTTTTAGTTTAAGTATTGCTGTTGGGTTAGTTGGAATGGCGATCGCTTATTTAATTGTTCGTCTATTCCGCAAAGTTTTGCTAAAGTAAGAAAAAAGCCAAATTTAAAAATAGCAGATATGGTAACATCAAACCAAAGTTTAGTTGAACAACCTATTCCAGCAATTCCTCAAGAAAATAGAATCGTGATGCGAGGCGTTAGCTGGCAAACTTATAAACAATTAATGAAAGAAGTAGGAGACGATCGCGCCTGGAGAATCGCTTACGATCGAGGAGTGTTAGAAACTAGAATGCCATTAGAAGAACACGAAGAACCTAAAGGTTTGATAGAGAGTTTTGTTGAAGTAATAGTAGACGAACTTGATATTGAAATTAGAAAACTAGGTGCCTTAACCTTAGAACGAGAAGATTTAACTCGTGCTGTAGAACCAGATACTTGTTTTTACATTCAAAATGAAGCTTTAGTAAGAGGACGTAAAATTAAATTACCAGAAGATCCACCACCTGACTTGGTAGTAGAATCAGACTATACTAGTTCTTCTGTTAACAAAGAAGCCCTTTATTCAGCTTTAGATGTTCCTGAACTGTGGCGATATACAAAAAAAACATTATTGATTTATCGGCGGATTGAAGGCGGATACGAACAATGCGAACAAAGCTTAGCATTTCCCTTTTTGCCAATAGGAGAAATTCCCAATTTTATTGAACAAAGTCGTGCAATTGGACAAAGAAGTGCTGTAAAGTTGTTTCGACAACGAATTAGAGAAATTCTGAATAATCAATCAACCAATGAGAATTCAGATTGAGTAATTTGGACAATTAAAATATCTTACTAATAGGCTTGGTTTGATAAATCGGTATCTCAATAATAAACTCGGTTCCTTTTTCTGGTTCAGAAACACAACGCAAATCACCTTTATGTTTATCTACAATAATCTGATAACAAATAGATAAACCTAAACCAGTACCTTTACCCACAGGTTTAGTAGTAAAGAAAGGATCGAATAACTTACTTTTATGTTCATCAGAAATTCCACAACCATTATCTTTAATTTTAATAACAGCACGAGATTTATCCGCCGACAATTCGGTATAAATTATAATAGTAGGAATTCGGTCATGATTGTCTGTTTCTTCTTTATTGCGGAATTTTTCTAAAGCATCGATCGCATTACTAATAATATTCATAAATACCTGATTTAATTGTCCAGCATAACATTCCAATAAAGGCAAATTACCATACTCCTTTACTAAGTTAATCGCGCCATTAGTAGGTGTTTCTTTCAACCTATTCTGTAAAATCAATAAAGTACTATCTATCCCCTCATGAATATCAACATCTTTCATTTCTGCTTCATCAAAGCGAGAGAAATTGCGTAAAGATAGCACAATTTCCCGAATTCTATTCGCCCCCATACTCATTGATGCTTGAATTTTGCGTAAATCCGTCACCATAAATTCTAAATCAATTTCTTCTTCCAAATCCTGAATTTCTGGTTCAGGATTTGGATATTTTTCTTGATATAATTCAATTAATTTTAGAAGTTCTTGTGTATATTCGGCAGCATGAGGTAAATTGCCATAAATAAAATTGATTGGGTTGTTAATTTCGTGGGCTACACCTGCTACTAATTGTCCTAAACTGGACATTTTTTCTGTCTGAATCAACTTAGCTTGTGTTTCCTGCAAAGCTTGATAAGCTTTAGCGGATTTCTCCATTTCTTTTCGCAACCGTTTTTCATTTACTGTTACTTGTCCCAACAAGTTATAAAATGATATTGTTAATCTGCCAATTTCATCTTCTCGACTCATCAATTCTTCACTTTTAGCACTAGCTTCTGCTAATAAATTACACTCATCCATGATCGGTTGTAACCGACGATTGAGATTCCTGACAAACAGAAATACTACTGCTGCTAAAACCGCAGAAGCCCCCATCGCTGCTAAGATAGTTCCTATGACGGAAAAGCGCAATAAAGGGCCGATTACTACCCATTTTGGCACTGAAGCTAATAAAATCCAATTATTATTAGAAATTTTTCGATAAGCCCAAAATTCTTGTTTTCCTTCTTTGTCTTGCCAAGATATAATTCCTGTATTTGTAGCCGTTTTTTTAAGATTTAAATTAATTTTTTCCCAAAGTTTAGCATAGTTATTAATTTGAGGAAACGGTTTTAAATCAAGTGCTAATTGTGGATCTGGTGGATAAGCAATTAAATTTCCTTGAGGACTTACTAGCACAAAATAACCGGAATCTCTCATTACTGGTGTAGATAGTTTTTCACTAATAAAGCCTAATTCTAAATCTAAGGCCATCACTCCCAAAAGTTGTTTTTTGTTATTATAAAATGGCAGAGTATAACTAGTGCTAACGAAGATTTCGGGAGGATCGACGGTGGTTTCTTTATAGCGAACTGGTTCAATCCATATTGCTTTTCCTGCTTTTATTGGATCTCTAAAGTAACTTTCTTGAAAATCGCTGGGTTCGCTTTCTCCACCTTTGGCAATTACTTTACCACTTTTGTCTCGAATCGCAAATGGATAGGCATATTTTCTTTCAGGAATAATCAATCGTTTTTCTGGAGGTTGTCCAAAACCTAGTCCAGTTCCTAACCGGGAAGTTTGCAAAGAACGCCGAATTAAATCAACATAAACAAATTCTCTTTTTTCCCCAGCTTGATGTAATGTTACGGCAGCATCAGCAACTAATTTAGCAGTATTTTCAAAGGTTCTAAAGTTTCCTTCCAAGCTTTCGGCTTGAACTTCTAAACTGGAAATTAATTCGGCTTTTGATTGTTTGACTAATTCTCGATAAAAAAGGTAAGATGCACACATTAATCCGACTAATGTTCCGCCTAAAACGGAAAGAAATAATTTCCAGCCTACAGACTTTAAGAGAGAAAGCTTTTGCGGGGGAGGAGGTGAAGTTTCTAATAAGTTGTTTAGCATAATATCACCAATGAATGAATAAATTTGATATTAACAAAGTGCTTTTAAGTCGTTTGCGATCGCACTAACACCTAACTGACTACACTCAAGTTTGTTTGCCCGATCGTAATAACAATTGAGAATTGAATCTATCTTAGCTTTTCCTTGAG from Phormidium ambiguum IAM M-71 carries:
- a CDS encoding Uma2 family endonuclease, yielding MVTSNQSLVEQPIPAIPQENRIVMRGVSWQTYKQLMKEVGDDRAWRIAYDRGVLETRMPLEEHEEPKGLIESFVEVIVDELDIEIRKLGALTLEREDLTRAVEPDTCFYIQNEALVRGRKIKLPEDPPPDLVVESDYTSSSVNKEALYSALDVPELWRYTKKTLLIYRRIEGGYEQCEQSLAFPFLPIGEIPNFIEQSRAIGQRSAVKLFRQRIREILNNQSTNENSD
- a CDS encoding sensor histidine kinase, encoding MLNNLLETSPPPPQKLSLLKSVGWKLFLSVLGGTLVGLMCASYLFYRELVKQSKAELISSLEVQAESLEGNFRTFENTAKLVADAAVTLHQAGEKREFVYVDLIRRSLQTSRLGTGLGFGQPPEKRLIIPERKYAYPFAIRDKSGKVIAKGGESEPSDFQESYFRDPIKAGKAIWIEPVRYKETTVDPPEIFVSTSYTLPFYNNKKQLLGVMALDLELGFISEKLSTPVMRDSGYFVLVSPQGNLIAYPPDPQLALDLKPFPQINNYAKLWEKINLNLKKTATNTGIISWQDKEGKQEFWAYRKISNNNWILLASVPKWVVIGPLLRFSVIGTILAAMGASAVLAAVVFLFVRNLNRRLQPIMDECNLLAEASAKSEELMSREDEIGRLTISFYNLLGQVTVNEKRLRKEMEKSAKAYQALQETQAKLIQTEKMSSLGQLVAGVAHEINNPINFIYGNLPHAAEYTQELLKLIELYQEKYPNPEPEIQDLEEEIDLEFMVTDLRKIQASMSMGANRIREIVLSLRNFSRFDEAEMKDVDIHEGIDSTLLILQNRLKETPTNGAINLVKEYGNLPLLECYAGQLNQVFMNIISNAIDALEKFRNKEETDNHDRIPTIIIYTELSADKSRAVIKIKDNGCGISDEHKSKLFDPFFTTKPVGKGTGLGLSICYQIIVDKHKGDLRCVSEPEKGTEFIIEIPIYQTKPISKIF